In the Sorghum bicolor cultivar BTx623 chromosome 4, Sorghum_bicolor_NCBIv3, whole genome shotgun sequence genome, AGATATCAATGGCAGCAAAAAAGTCATTTCCAAATAATATATACATGAGCTCATCACAGCCCATAAGTTCTGCATTCCAGGAATACTCAGTGACAACTTATAGAACTCTTCTTCTATAGAAGGCTGACAAGGAGGTCGTAGCTGGTGTATCTAAGCACCGAGGGGGACACAGACTACAATCTATTGTTCATAGTTGATTGATTATATAGATCCACAAAAGTAGACACACAAGTCCAAGAATCCTCTATGAGTAACACTAAGTTGCCTATGCCTTCCTAGCTCCGCTTGTTTGTTGTGGGTTGGCTCTAGGATCCAGCCTTCTCAATCTCATATTGCGAACAATAGCAGCTTGCTTCTGGCGATGGCTGTAGCTCTTTCTTTTGCTGCACAGACAAATGAGAGTTTGAAGTTCAATAGAAAAGAAGGGATATGAAGTGCAAGCTTCCAATCTGCCATCTTAGCAAGAATTTAAGGCATCATGCCAGATAGTCAGCAAGATTACACTGAAAAGGGACAAAATCAAAGTTTTTTTGGCTCCTTTTCCTGTAGACCCATCATCTATAAATAGCTTATGCAGTATCTAttccaaaaatataaaatatactCAGATCTACAAGAATTATTATGCAGATACTTTAGTACCTAATTGAGACAGTTTTTTACCTATCTATGCATATATAATGTGAAAGAGAAAAGGAATATGGAATACCTGATAAAAATAAGGCCAGCTGTAAGAACCATTCCTCCAATTGCCCATGAAACTCTTTCACCGACAGGCATTTCTCTTGCCCATCTCTGAAAATCTTGAACATCCCATGAAGCCACACCACTTAATGTTGGACGTTCTTTTGAAGAAGTCCATGAATCAGAGATGGAATCCAAACTTGCTTTCCCACCATAGCAGAAAGTGTCATCAACTCCATCAGAGCTGGTCTCAGAAACTTGAACAGAGAAACCAGCAAGACGGCATAACTCTGTGCCATTAGAGACCCATTTATGTGCTTTGCCACAAAGGATGTCACCTAAACCACAAGGAGACAAGGCCTGACATTGAAGTAACGAGCATATTCAGAACCAAACCATGAAATCATAATCAACAAAAAAAGGTCACGAGATGAAGCTAAAAATCTCTTAGCACAAGAAAAGGAAACTTCAGCAGAATCAACAGCTATTCAGAATGTAGACAACAGACGGGGGCTAGAACATGATTGTTTAGTGTATAATTATAATCTGACCATGGAACTATCAAGCTTAATCTAGCAGCAGCACTTGTACTTGTGTGTCAGTACATGTTTGAGATATCAGTACCCACTTGTCTCAATCATGTCTCTTAATCAGAGGGTTTACCTGTGTTTTCATATCTACAGAGAAGTATGATTCTGAACAAGCTTTGAAGACCATATCACAGAATGATGCGCATACAACAGGAGGTCCAGGTCTGACACCCACTCGTGGATCACATATTGAGCACTCGAGCAATTCCCACAAATGAATACATTCTTGACTGCCTTCACCAGTCAATGCAAGGTTTCTCACTGAGACCAGAGCAGGAAATGTCTGCGTCACATCGCAACATGTATTCTGACGGAATATCCTACAAAGTGCTAGATCTCTGCGCCCCTTGGGTGCTCTTCCTGGAGGCTTGCCTTCAGACGAGAAGGCAGGGAACCGTCCACCTGGTGAAACACATACGCCTTTTGGTTGTCCTggggagaaaaaaaatcaatagACTATCACTACCACAGTCAACACATAAGGTATGTGATATAAATCAATAGACTATCACTACCACAGTCATCTACTGAGAAATTAGAAGCTTCATCTATCTTAAATTCTTAACAAGGAGCAATCATTCAATCTACAACCACAACATTCATATATAACCAAGACAATCTGCATAGCTCTTGCTCATCAGTCTTACAACAACCGGCAGTAGCATCAAGAAACTGAACTATATGACAGTAAGGTAAACAAAGCCTGCCACAGTACAGCTTAACTTAATACAGCATGTAACAAAGCCTGTAACAGTACAGCTTTCACTTGATATGATCATAGCTCATCTAACAGTTTCCATTCCAAACCCGTCCTCTGCGTTATGAATTATGAAACTTCGCAAAATGCCAACAGTAACCTCAAAGTAAGACCTAAAGCGCGCACAGGTAGCCATCTCTAAACTTCGCAAAATGCCAACAGTAACCTCTCGTTTTGCTATAGTTTAAACTTGTAACTCCAAGACTAATTAAACCTACATGCCAACACAATCGGAGCAACCAAATACACGACCAGCAAGGATCCATTCAAGGCAACAAGAATCTCTAGCACCACATGCGAAAACTTAGGGGAAAAAAACACTTCCCTCCACTGGTTAAGTTATTACACAGACTAAAAATGAGAGATCTCGAGGACTCGCAGGAGCGGCGACTGTCCGTACCAGCTGACGCGAGCGGCGAGAGGAACAGGAGCACCAGGAGGAGAGCGAAACCGGTCGTCCTCCGCGGCCGCGTGGGAGAGCCCATCGAAGCAGCCTGCCCGCTGGCCAGCCGGCGGCTGTGCTGCGGCGACGAGGGGGAACGGCCGGTCGGCGAATCGATGCGCTTCGGCGTCGTTGTCTGTGACTCTACCACCGTACAAGTCAACAGGCTCCTCCCCCGTTCGAGCAATGGGCCGGATGCGGCGGGAAGCCCAACAGAAAAAGACGGCCAGACCCAGCCGTTGCGTTTGTGTTGGAGAAAAGAGGCAGAAGCGTTAGTGCCACCTCGGCTACCGAGAGCGGAGCGCGGAGGGAGCGAGATATAAAAGAAGGGGCAGGACACCAGGGCAACTCATACCTTTCTCGGCCTTTTGGCTAAGATCAAGTGTAGTATCTGTTCTTATCAGTTTAATATCTGATATGTGGGCTATGTGCCCACTTCGATATTAAATTATTTTTCGTGGGGGAGGACCCGTTACAGTGGCTTGCTACTGGGCCCCTCAAGTGTCGTCCAGCCGTTGCACTGCTGGCAGGGTCTGGCGCACCCCAACCAAAACAATGCAAAACGTTGTTTCTTAAACTCTGGTTCTGGGCTTAGTCGGGTTTGTTACTGGGCCAGAGTTCGTTTTTTCTGTCAATGGGCTTCAAAGAGATTGATTATCTGGAATTGAAAGCGAGAGTTTGATTTCATTAGCTGCATTAGCACGGTGGTTACTTGTGCTAATTCAGCAAAACACTAGCAAAATAATACTCCCTCAAACttatttcaagaatcttggtcaaatttatatgataaaataattattattatgataccaactaagtatcattagattgttaattatatgataccaactaagtatcattagatttttttcttaattatatttttagatTCTTAATtatatgatatcaactaagtatcattagattttttcttaattatatttttataatatactcactttacgttataaatcttagtatttttctctataaatttggtcaaatatgaaaatactttgactctctaagattcttgtaATGACTTACCATTTGGAATGGAGAAAGTATTATCCAACGGCAAAGTTTATACACCCAGTCTGAGCAACGTTGATCAATGAACCAGCTTATCTGTGTATTTAAACACATCTCACCCTTTTGCTCTAATCTTTTTCGCAGCACGCGCGCAGAGTGGCCGAGCCGTATGCTCTTGAGCTCATATCTTGCACAGTATGATAGATAAATATATATGTCACACCGACACAGTATTATTATTGCACAAGATAGAAATTATACAAATTAGAATACAAAGAAGAGGAAGGAACTAATAATAATAAGAAGAAATTTCCCTCAAGGTGCACCGCAGGTACCGCCAAACTTGAACAGTGGACACAGAATCAACTCCGGTCAGTGATATCCACCGTTGACGAACGCGGTTAGCCAATCTGCATTGAGAGACGTAATAACAAAAGGCAGAGCCGGCCCGCTAACTGCTCGGTTGATCCTGATCCACTTCATGAGGTGGTGGGGTGGGGCCCAAGAGCGGCTCCAAGTCAGTCATGGCCATCTTATCCAGTGGGTCCAGCCAGACGCCACGCACGTACTACTCCTCCTTTTGTTGCGCCAGCGATGGGTCCCACGGGGACGAGCTGTCAGATACTAGCACACTGCCGGAGCGTGATGACCTATGCTCTCTGTCTCTTGGATGATTTCTCGCTCGTTCTGCTCCCATGGCCATCCATGAAGATCTGGCCCCACCCTACACGGCTACATCTACACGGAGAAAACCTTGGTTTGTTCAGGCCGCGCTCAGTAGGCGAcacggccgccgccggcggctcgCCGGCTGCCCCGCACGGTGGCGGTACCGGCACCGGCACCCTCGCCGTTGCTGAGGGCGTCCTCGTCCATGAAGATCTGCCTGCACCGGCACTCCACGCTGCAGAACGCCCGGTCGCCTCTGCATGCACATCATCACATATACACCGCCAGTCAAACACACGTACGGAGTACTTGTACAAAACAAATTAAAACAAAGGCTGGCGCGCGATCGAGAGACGGGCGCGGAGCGGAGCACAGCCTACTGCCTACCTGTACATGTTGATGTCCATGCCCTCGGCGAGCTCTGCGTGGCACAGGCAGCAGCGCTGCAGGAAGGAGCCCGCGGCCGTCGGAGAGACAGGCGGAACCCGCTGCGGCGGCTGCTGCTTGTGGTTGTGGCTGGGGCCGTGGATCACGAGGGTGGCCTTGCTGATGatctgcgccgccgccgctgccttcCCCTTCCCGCAGGGGTGGCTCTTGCTGTGGGGCTCCAGGAGAACGCTCAGCCCGGCCATGGAGCCAGCCAGAAGCGGCCCAGAGCAGAGTAAGACTAGCACCTACTAGTAGATACAGCTGCTGTGGATTGGATGCAGGATAGATGCTCGATCtagcctgttttttttttcttggtttCAAGATCTCTGCTGTCTTCCTCGGATCCTTTTGTGTGTGACGGAGATATTTTACTCCATGGAAGGGGGGGTTGCCTGGTGCGcgcgtgtgtgtatatataaagGCCGGAGGAAAGAGGAGGGTGTGCGTGGCAGCGTGGGGAGTGCTGCGTTGCACTTAGGATTGAAAACGGATATGATACGAATGAATATGACCGGTATTATATTTGTTTTTGTATTTTTGGTTGGATTTGGATTCAAATACAGATAATGTCAATCATATCGGATAAGGTAGGATTAGATGTCAATATTATAAATAtgtgatttaagtattcggatacggatatggatacggtatcggatgttgaatattcggactcgaatACGGACATATCTAAATCCCTCAAAACGAATTTAGTATATCCATACTGTTTTCATCTCTTGCGCTTAGGCCGAGCAGGGTTAGCACTTAGCAGGCAGATTTTGATTGGAGAGTGAGTTCGCCGATGCACCCCTAACACGACTAGCAACGTGTAATAACAccttaaatattccattgggACTGTCCACACTAGTCCATTAGTTAGTAATCTCAACAGCTAATCACAGTGGAGCTCCATGGCTGCACACACTCAGCTCAGACCGTAGGTGTTCCAAATGGTCCAGGCGTTCGCACATCCATTGCCATGCATGCACTGATGATGATGCACACCAGGGCAAACAATGATCGACGCATGGGGGCAAGCACCGTCCGAGCAGCAGGCAAAGGCTGCGGCccgcgaaagctgccctgcttgGCCCGCGAGTACTGCACAGTCAGTGACGTTCAAGGCTTCTTCCCGCTCTCCTCCCTCCACGTGTAGGTGACAGGACACTGTTGTCGCTTGTGGCGTGGCGTACGGATCCACTGCTCCCGCATGTGCTGTGGCCAGCCGTGCCCCCCTGCCCTCGGCCCCTAGCTGTTTGGTTCAATGCTTCTGCCACGACCATAGGACACTCATCCGTATGGTTTTTAGatttagccttgtttagtttcgaaaagtgaaaaatt is a window encoding:
- the LOC8070587 gene encoding uncharacterized protein LOC8070587, whose product is MGSPTRPRRTTGFALLLVLLFLSPLASAGQPKGVCVSPGGRFPAFSSEGKPPGRAPKGRRDLALCRIFRQNTCCDVTQTFPALVSVRNLALTGEGSQECIHLWELLECSICDPRVGVRPGPPVVCASFCDMVFKACSESYFSVDMKTQALSPCGLGDILCGKAHKWVSNGTELCRLAGFSVQVSETSSDGVDDTFCYGGKASLDSISDSWTSSKERPTLSGVASWDVQDFQRWAREMPVGERVSWAIGGMVLTAGLIFISKRKSYSHRQKQAAIVRNMRLRRLDPRANPQQTSGARKA
- the LOC8055443 gene encoding protein MARD1, translated to MAGLSVLLEPHSKSHPCGKGKAAAAAQIISKATLVIHGPSHNHKQQPPQRVPPVSPTAAGSFLQRCCLCHAELAEGMDINMYRGDRAFCSVECRCRQIFMDEDALSNGEGAGAGTATVRGSRRAAGGGRVAY